The Coregonus clupeaformis isolate EN_2021a chromosome 20, ASM2061545v1, whole genome shotgun sequence genome contains a region encoding:
- the pde4ba gene encoding cAMP-specific 3',5'-cyclic phosphodiesterase 4B isoform X6, translated as MPEANYLLSVSWGYIKFKRMLNRELTHLSEMSRSGNQVSEFISNTFMDKQNDMDMPSVTPKEKAGRERKKQQQLMTLISGVKKVSHGPSLSNSSISRFGVKTDKEDMLSKELEDLNKWGLNIFTVSEYSEHRPLTCIMYAIFQERDLLKTFKIPTDTFVAYMMTLEDHYHGDVAYHNSLHAADVAQSTHILLSTPALDAVFSDLEILAAIFAAAIHDVDHPGVSNQFLINTNSELALMYNDESVLENHHLAVGFKLLQEDNCDIFQSLTKKQRQSLRKMVIEMVLATDMSKHMSLLADLKTMVETKKVTSSGVLLLDNYTDRIQVLRNMVHCADLSNPTKSLELYRQWTDRIMDEFFHQGDRERERGMEISPMCDKHTASVEKSQVGFIDYIVHPLWETWADLVHPDAQDILDTLEDNRNWYQSMIPQSPSPPWATEQREQGGGEGGQGGDKFQFELTLEEEDSEGTEKDEQSQGDEEEEEEDSLGEASRSPVDYFDCQDPEESMEPTSSIAIITHNASPTDT; from the exons ATGCCTGAAGCGAACTAcctgctgtctgtgtcttggggTTACATTAAG TTCAAGAGAATGTTGAACCGGGAGCTGACGCACCTCTCAGAGATGAGTCGCTCCGGCAACCAGGTGTCCGAGTTCATCTCCAACACCTTCATGG acaAACAGAACGACATGGACATGCCGTCTGTGACGCCCAAGGAGAAGGCTGGTCGGGAGAGGAAGAAGCAGCAGCAGCTGATGACTCTGATCAGCGGGGTGAAGAAGGTCTCTCATGGACCCTCCCTCTCCAACTCCTCCATCTCACGCTTCGGGGTCAAGACGGACAAGGAGGACATGCTCTCCAAGGAACTGGAGGATCTGAATAAGTGGGGTCTGAACATCTTTACTGTGTCAGAGTACTCCGAACATAGACCTCTCACCTGTATCATGTACGCCATCTTCCAG GAGAGAGACCTGCTGAAAACGTTTAAGATCCCGACAGATACGTTTGTGGCGTATATGATGACCCTGGAGGACCACTACCATGGAGACGTGGCCTACCACAACAGCCTCCACGCTGCAGACGTGGCCCAGTCCACACACATCCTGCTCTCCACACCAGCCCTCGAC gcgGTCTTCAGCGATCTAGAGATCCTGGCGGCCATCTTTGCTGCAGCAATCCATGATGTGGACCACCCGGGGGTGTCCAACCAGTTCCTCATCAATACCA ACTCTGAGCTGGCCCTGATGTACAATGATGAGTCTGTTTTAGAGAACCACCACCTGGCTGTGGGCTTCAAGCTGCTGCAGGAGGACAACTGTGACATCTTCCAGAGCCTGACCAAGAAGCAGAGGCAGAGCCTAAGGAAGATGGTCATCGAAATGGTCCTGGCCACTGACATGTCCAAACATATGAGTCTGTTAGCTGACCTGAAGACCATGGTGGAGACCAAAAAGGTGACCAGCTCTGGGGTCCTGCTTCTGGACAACTACACCGACAGAATACAG gTGCTGAGGAACATGGTTCACTGTGCTGACCTGAGTAACCCTACCAAGTCTCTGGAGCTGTACCGTCAGTGGACTGACCGCATCATGGATGAGTTCTTCCaccagggagacagggagagggagagaggcatggAGATCAGCCCTATGTGTGACAAACACACCGCCTCAGTAGAAAAAAGCCAG gtggGTTTCATAGACTACATCGTCCACCCTCTGTGGGAGACGTGGGCTGACCTGGTGCACCCTGACGCTCAGGATATCCTGGACACTCTGGAGGACAACAGGAACTGGTACCAGAGCATGATCCCCCAGAGCCCCTCTCCTCCCTGGGCCACTGAGCAGCGTGAGCAGGGTGGAGGCGAAGGGGGCCAGGGGGGAGACAAGTTCCAGTTTGAACTCAccctggaggaggaggactctgAGGGTACAGAGAAGGATGAACAGAGccagggggatgaggaggaggaggaagaggatagtCTGGGGGAGGCGTCTCGGTCTCCGGTTGACTACTTTGACTGTCAGGACCCAGAGGAATCTATGGAGCCCACATCGTCCATAGCGATAATTACCCACAATGCGTCACCCACAGACACTTAA
- the pde4ba gene encoding cAMP-specific 3',5'-cyclic phosphodiesterase 4B isoform X5, whose product MGACCLEKKERKLGKLNGWRKFKRMLNRELTHLSEMSRSGNQVSEFISNTFMDKQNDMDMPSVTPKEKAGRERKKQQQLMTLISGVKKVSHGPSLSNSSISRFGVKTDKEDMLSKELEDLNKWGLNIFTVSEYSEHRPLTCIMYAIFQERDLLKTFKIPTDTFVAYMMTLEDHYHGDVAYHNSLHAADVAQSTHILLSTPALDAVFSDLEILAAIFAAAIHDVDHPGVSNQFLINTNSELALMYNDESVLENHHLAVGFKLLQEDNCDIFQSLTKKQRQSLRKMVIEMVLATDMSKHMSLLADLKTMVETKKVTSSGVLLLDNYTDRIQVLRNMVHCADLSNPTKSLELYRQWTDRIMDEFFHQGDRERERGMEISPMCDKHTASVEKSQVGFIDYIVHPLWETWADLVHPDAQDILDTLEDNRNWYQSMIPQSPSPPWATEQREQGGGEGGQGGDKFQFELTLEEEDSEGTEKDEQSQGDEEEEEEDSLGEASRSPVDYFDCQDPEESMEPTSSIAIITHNASPTDT is encoded by the exons TTCAAGAGAATGTTGAACCGGGAGCTGACGCACCTCTCAGAGATGAGTCGCTCCGGCAACCAGGTGTCCGAGTTCATCTCCAACACCTTCATGG acaAACAGAACGACATGGACATGCCGTCTGTGACGCCCAAGGAGAAGGCTGGTCGGGAGAGGAAGAAGCAGCAGCAGCTGATGACTCTGATCAGCGGGGTGAAGAAGGTCTCTCATGGACCCTCCCTCTCCAACTCCTCCATCTCACGCTTCGGGGTCAAGACGGACAAGGAGGACATGCTCTCCAAGGAACTGGAGGATCTGAATAAGTGGGGTCTGAACATCTTTACTGTGTCAGAGTACTCCGAACATAGACCTCTCACCTGTATCATGTACGCCATCTTCCAG GAGAGAGACCTGCTGAAAACGTTTAAGATCCCGACAGATACGTTTGTGGCGTATATGATGACCCTGGAGGACCACTACCATGGAGACGTGGCCTACCACAACAGCCTCCACGCTGCAGACGTGGCCCAGTCCACACACATCCTGCTCTCCACACCAGCCCTCGAC gcgGTCTTCAGCGATCTAGAGATCCTGGCGGCCATCTTTGCTGCAGCAATCCATGATGTGGACCACCCGGGGGTGTCCAACCAGTTCCTCATCAATACCA ACTCTGAGCTGGCCCTGATGTACAATGATGAGTCTGTTTTAGAGAACCACCACCTGGCTGTGGGCTTCAAGCTGCTGCAGGAGGACAACTGTGACATCTTCCAGAGCCTGACCAAGAAGCAGAGGCAGAGCCTAAGGAAGATGGTCATCGAAATGGTCCTGGCCACTGACATGTCCAAACATATGAGTCTGTTAGCTGACCTGAAGACCATGGTGGAGACCAAAAAGGTGACCAGCTCTGGGGTCCTGCTTCTGGACAACTACACCGACAGAATACAG gTGCTGAGGAACATGGTTCACTGTGCTGACCTGAGTAACCCTACCAAGTCTCTGGAGCTGTACCGTCAGTGGACTGACCGCATCATGGATGAGTTCTTCCaccagggagacagggagagggagagaggcatggAGATCAGCCCTATGTGTGACAAACACACCGCCTCAGTAGAAAAAAGCCAG gtggGTTTCATAGACTACATCGTCCACCCTCTGTGGGAGACGTGGGCTGACCTGGTGCACCCTGACGCTCAGGATATCCTGGACACTCTGGAGGACAACAGGAACTGGTACCAGAGCATGATCCCCCAGAGCCCCTCTCCTCCCTGGGCCACTGAGCAGCGTGAGCAGGGTGGAGGCGAAGGGGGCCAGGGGGGAGACAAGTTCCAGTTTGAACTCAccctggaggaggaggactctgAGGGTACAGAGAAGGATGAACAGAGccagggggatgaggaggaggaggaagaggatagtCTGGGGGAGGCGTCTCGGTCTCCGGTTGACTACTTTGACTGTCAGGACCCAGAGGAATCTATGGAGCCCACATCGTCCATAGCGATAATTACCCACAATGCGTCACCCACAGACACTTAA